Genomic window (Anaerolineae bacterium):
GCGAGCTACCGTGGCACGGGCACTACGCCTAGTACTCGACTGGTGCCAGGGGCCTCCTCTGGATTAAGCGGGCGCCTCGCTGGGGAGGCCAGCTGACCCGGGGCTGCGGCGACCCTCCAGCCTCTGCTCTGCCGGCGCTTCCCGCGGTGACGGCACAGTGCCAGGCACTCCCCGCCGACTGCCCACCTCTTCCGCCGGAGGGCGCTCGCCCCGAAGCAGCGCTTCCAGCTCTTCCGAGCCAAGCGTCTCTACTTCCATCACTCGGGCGGCGATGGCGTCCAGGATATCTCGCTTCTGTTCCAGCACGCGGCGTGCCGTGGCGTACGCCTCGTCCACAATCCGCTTCACCTCGGCGTCTATCGCCTCCGCCACCGCCTCGCTGTAGTTGCGCTGCTCGCCGATCTCTCGGCCCAGGAATATCAGCTCCTGTTTCTCGCCGAACGTCAGCGGTCCCAGCCTGTCGCTCATTCCGTACTCGGTCACCATCCGCCGTGCTAGACGAGTGACCTTCTCCAGGTCGTTGCTGGCGCCGGTGGTGATGTCATCGAACACCAGTTCCTCGGCCACCCGGCCACCCAGCAGCCCTGCTAGATCGTCCATGAACTTCCGGCGGTGCCGGAGGTACCGGTCGTCCTCTGGCAGCCCCATGGTGTACCCTAGGGCCATGCCCCGCGCCACAATGGAGACCTTGTGCACCCGATCTGAGTGAGGCAACGAGGCCATCACAATGGCGTGGCCCGCCTCGTGATAGGCGACTATCTCCTTCTCCTCGTCGCTAATCACCCGGCTGCGCCGCTCAGGGCCGGCAATGACCTTCTCTATCGCTTCTTCCAGGTCGGCCTGGAACACCATGTTCCGGTTCCGACGGGCGGCGAGGATGGCCGCCTCGTTGATGACGTTCTCTAGGTCGGCCCCCACCAGCCCGGGAGTCTCCCGGGCCAACACCTGCACGTCTACGTCTGACCCAATGGGTTTGCCACGCAAGTGGACCCGTAGGATGGCCTCCCGGCCCTTGACGTCCGGCCGGTCTAGCACTACCTGGCGATCGAAGCGGCCCGGACGCAGCAAGGCCGGGTCCAGGATGTCGGGCCGGTTGGTGGCCGCCATGATGATAACGTTAGTGTCAGTGTCGAAGCCGTCCATCTCGACCAGGATCTGGTTGAGGGTCTGCTCGCGCTCATCGTGGCTGCCCCCCAACCCGGCGCCCCTCTGACGGCCCACGGCGTCTATCTCGTCCACAAACACGATGCAGGGCGAGTTCTTCTTGGCCTGATCGAAGAGGTCGCGTACCCGGCTGGCACCGACACCGACAAACATTTCGACGAACTCGGAACCACTAATGCTGAAGAAGGGCACGCCCGCTTCGCCAGAGACGGCC
Coding sequences:
- a CDS encoding ATP-dependent metallopeptidase FtsH/Yme1/Tma family protein codes for the protein MVGSNWFKNGFVYLLILVAVVALFFSFFSQGPRDSKRIDMARLAQWVKAGDVEAIQVTGDEVRVKRFGQDDWYVTNKESSVGLTQTLRDFGVTGEELSSLLSFEARPSSQWGNWVALLGGFLPLIFVAGLFFLLMRQAQGTNNQALTFGKSRARMFTGDKPTITFDDVAGAEEAKQELAEVVEFLREPEKFLRVGARIPKGILLVGPPGTGKTLMAKAVSGEAGVPFFSISGSEFVEMFVGVGASRVRDLFDQAKKNSPCIVFVDEIDAVGRQRGAGLGGSHDEREQTLNQILVEMDGFDTDTNVIIMAATNRPDILDPALLRPGRFDRQVVLDRPDVKGREAILRVHLRGKPIGSDVDVQVLARETPGLVGADLENVINEAAILAARRNRNMVFQADLEEAIEKVIAGPERRSRVISDEEKEIVAYHEAGHAIVMASLPHSDRVHKVSIVARGMALGYTMGLPEDDRYLRHRRKFMDDLAGLLGGRVAEELVFDDITTGASNDLEKVTRLARRMVTEYGMSDRLGPLTFGEKQELIFLGREIGEQRNYSEAVAEAIDAEVKRIVDEAYATARRVLEQKRDILDAIAARVMEVETLGSEELEALLRGERPPAEEVGSRRGVPGTVPSPREAPAEQRLEGRRSPGSAGLPSEAPA